The proteins below are encoded in one region of Sporosarcina sp. FSL K6-1508:
- a CDS encoding Fur family transcriptional regulator, which translates to MTLDEAWRILQENQFKRTKNRDIILQLLSKKDRYLTALEVKNFMEATNPGISFDTIYRNLTTFSELGILEETDLNGERNFRMQCDPGVHHHHFICTACGKTRSIPHCPMEMITVNLPDYEVEGHKFEIYGKCPLCVKK; encoded by the coding sequence ATGACACTCGATGAAGCATGGCGTATCCTGCAGGAAAACCAATTTAAGCGGACAAAAAATAGAGATATAATTCTCCAGTTATTGTCAAAAAAAGACCGCTACTTAACAGCTTTGGAAGTGAAAAACTTCATGGAGGCTACTAATCCGGGAATTAGTTTTGATACGATTTATCGGAACTTGACGACATTTTCGGAACTTGGCATTCTAGAGGAAACTGATTTAAACGGTGAACGAAACTTCCGAATGCAATGTGATCCCGGTGTCCATCATCATCATTTCATCTGTACAGCATGTGGCAAGACGCGCAGTATTCCACACTGTCCAATGGAAATGATTACTGTCAATTTACCGGATTATGAAGTGGAAGGGCATAAGTTTGAAATTTACGGGAAGTGTCCGTTATGTGTGAAGAAATGA
- the ispG gene encoding flavodoxin-dependent (E)-4-hydroxy-3-methylbut-2-enyl-diphosphate synthase, translated as MTAMINRKNTRPVRVGNLTIGGSDELFIQSMTTTKTHDVEATVAEILRLEEAGCQIVRVACPDERAAYSIGEIKKRINIPLVVDIHFDYKLALIAIEQGADKIRINPGNIGRQAKVEAVVNAAKAKGIPIRIGVNAGSLEKKILEKYGYPTADGMVESALHHIKILEDLDFHDIIVSLKASDVNLAVEAYQKAAAAFDYPLHLGITESGTLFSGSIKSAAGLGTLLSAGIGNTMRVSLSADPVQEIKVARELLKIFGLSSNAATLISCPTCGRIEIDLIKIANEVEEYISHIKAPLKVAVLGCAVNGPGEAREADIGIAGARGEGLLFMKGKTVRKVPEATMVEELKVEIDKLAEEYFEKKRQEELLLQGGKAE; from the coding sequence ATGACTGCTATGATAAACAGAAAAAATACACGTCCTGTACGAGTCGGTAATCTGACAATCGGCGGAAGTGACGAGCTTTTCATTCAAAGTATGACAACGACCAAAACACACGACGTCGAAGCGACAGTCGCAGAAATTTTGCGATTGGAAGAAGCGGGATGTCAGATTGTCCGTGTTGCGTGTCCAGATGAGCGTGCAGCGTATTCAATTGGTGAAATAAAAAAACGCATCAATATCCCACTTGTTGTCGATATCCATTTCGATTATAAATTAGCGTTAATTGCTATTGAACAGGGCGCGGATAAAATTCGTATCAACCCTGGGAATATAGGAAGACAAGCAAAAGTCGAAGCTGTTGTCAATGCGGCAAAAGCGAAAGGCATTCCAATTCGAATCGGCGTCAATGCTGGTTCACTGGAGAAAAAAATTCTTGAAAAATACGGATACCCGACTGCCGATGGAATGGTAGAAAGTGCACTTCATCACATTAAAATATTGGAAGACCTCGATTTCCACGACATCATCGTGTCATTGAAAGCTTCCGATGTAAATTTAGCAGTCGAAGCATATCAGAAAGCAGCGGCAGCATTCGACTATCCATTGCATCTCGGCATTACGGAGTCTGGAACGCTATTCTCAGGCTCTATCAAGAGCGCAGCGGGTCTAGGCACCCTGCTGTCGGCGGGCATCGGTAACACAATGCGTGTATCGCTGAGTGCGGATCCTGTCCAAGAAATTAAAGTCGCACGCGAATTGCTGAAAATCTTCGGCCTTTCGTCAAACGCAGCGACACTTATTTCATGTCCCACATGTGGACGGATCGAAATCGACCTCATAAAAATCGCAAATGAGGTCGAAGAATATATTTCACATATTAAAGCCCCACTAAAAGTTGCGGTGCTTGGCTGTGCTGTCAATGGACCAGGCGAAGCGCGTGAAGCCGATATCGGTATTGCAGGTGCGCGTGGTGAAGGTCTTCTCTTCATGAAAGGCAAAACGGTCCGCAAAGTACCAGAAGCGACAATGGTCGAAGAATTAAAAGTCGAAATCGATAAACTTGCGGAAGAATATTTTGAAAAGAAAAGACAGGAAGAACTTCTCCTGCAAGGTGGAAAAGCGGAATGA
- a CDS encoding 5' nucleotidase, NT5C type yields MKTLRFGIDIDGTVTCPTSLLPHINEQFGCNLVLDDIKEYDLTKAFTVDEKIFSEWFKGAEENIYKTSLAQEYAKEVLTGWQAKFELYYISARDRQVYDSTLDWFNQQAIPYDHIELVGSHYKIETAKKFGVHAFFEDKHDNAVEIHEELDIPVILFDTPYNRQPIPEGVIRVYNWQEANNWIKKLFPIEEPLVN; encoded by the coding sequence ATGAAAACTCTCCGCTTTGGTATCGACATCGACGGTACGGTGACATGCCCCACTTCTTTATTGCCGCATATCAACGAGCAATTCGGATGCAATCTTGTACTGGATGACATAAAAGAGTACGACTTAACAAAAGCATTTACAGTGGATGAGAAAATTTTCTCCGAGTGGTTTAAAGGCGCTGAGGAAAACATTTACAAAACTTCTCTTGCACAAGAATATGCAAAAGAAGTTTTAACTGGCTGGCAAGCGAAGTTCGAGCTATATTATATTTCTGCACGAGATCGCCAAGTGTATGACTCGACACTCGACTGGTTTAACCAACAGGCAATTCCGTATGATCATATCGAACTTGTTGGAAGTCACTATAAAATTGAAACTGCTAAAAAGTTTGGTGTCCATGCATTTTTTGAAGATAAGCATGACAATGCTGTTGAGATCCATGAAGAATTGGACATTCCTGTCATTCTATTCGACACACCCTATAACCGGCAACCTATTCCTGAGGGAGTCATTCGTGTCTATAATTGGCAAGAAGCGAATAATTGGATCAAGAAACTATTTCCTATAGAAGAACCTTTAGTAAATTAA
- a CDS encoding Na/Pi cotransporter family protein, protein MEVNWQEMLFQFLGGLGIFLFAIKYMGDGLQKAAGDRLRAILDRFTTNPFMGVLVGIIVTVLIQSSSGTTVITVGLVSAGFMTLRQAIGVIMGANIGTTVTAFIIGLDVGAYALPIMAIGAFLIFFIKKSSIRNIGEVIFGFGGLFLGLELMSGGMKPLRELDTFTDLMVSMSDQPMLGVVVGTIFTLIVQSSSATVGIMQGLYAENLIDLNGALPILFGDNIGTTITAVLASIGASVAAKRAAATHVLFNIVGTVIFMLLLIPFTAYVEWISGVLALENKMQIAFAHGSFNIANTIIQFPLIGTWAWLVTKMIPGEDVLIEYKPKHLDRHFIEQSPAVAIGQAKEEIIRMGEFGVRGLQESFEYLKTGNKKHAETAYQIEDAINNLDRKITDYLVEITSVSISPIESGRHFMLMDTVRDIERIGDHFENIVELIDYRDVNRVKLTEDAMNDLTEMFTLTIETVQKAVDSLNLNDIGMARTVAEKEVLIDKMERKFRKNHILRLNEGRCTAQSGMVFVDIVSNLERVGDHAVNIAEAILGNRA, encoded by the coding sequence ATGGAAGTAAACTGGCAGGAAATGCTATTCCAGTTTCTCGGGGGACTCGGAATTTTCTTGTTCGCGATAAAGTATATGGGAGATGGCCTTCAAAAAGCGGCGGGCGACAGACTCCGCGCCATCCTTGACCGATTTACGACGAATCCGTTTATGGGAGTACTTGTCGGAATTATCGTTACAGTCTTGATCCAATCAAGTTCTGGGACAACTGTTATTACGGTAGGACTTGTAAGTGCTGGTTTCATGACACTTCGTCAAGCTATTGGTGTCATTATGGGAGCGAATATCGGAACGACTGTTACGGCTTTTATTATCGGATTAGATGTAGGTGCCTATGCGCTTCCCATTATGGCGATTGGAGCGTTCCTAATCTTTTTCATTAAAAAGAGTTCAATTAGAAATATAGGTGAAGTTATTTTTGGATTCGGTGGCCTATTTCTAGGACTTGAATTGATGAGTGGCGGTATGAAACCGCTTAGAGAATTGGATACGTTTACTGATCTTATGGTATCGATGAGCGACCAGCCTATGCTTGGTGTTGTTGTCGGAACAATATTTACATTGATTGTTCAGAGTTCAAGCGCGACAGTCGGTATCATGCAGGGGCTTTATGCTGAAAATCTTATCGATCTCAATGGAGCACTGCCAATTCTTTTCGGTGATAATATCGGTACAACAATTACAGCCGTTCTTGCTTCAATCGGTGCATCGGTAGCGGCGAAGCGTGCTGCTGCAACGCATGTTTTATTTAATATTGTTGGAACGGTTATCTTCATGCTGCTTCTTATACCATTCACTGCGTATGTCGAGTGGATATCAGGGGTGTTGGCTCTTGAAAATAAAATGCAAATTGCGTTTGCACACGGTTCGTTCAACATTGCAAATACAATTATCCAGTTCCCGCTAATTGGGACATGGGCTTGGTTGGTTACAAAAATGATCCCAGGTGAAGATGTATTAATTGAATATAAGCCGAAGCATCTAGATAGGCACTTTATAGAACAATCACCTGCGGTTGCGATCGGACAAGCCAAAGAAGAAATTATCCGCATGGGTGAATTCGGTGTCCGCGGTTTACAGGAATCATTTGAATACTTGAAAACAGGCAATAAAAAACATGCAGAAACGGCATACCAGATTGAAGATGCCATTAATAATTTGGATCGTAAAATCACAGACTATCTAGTTGAAATCACTTCGGTAAGTATCTCGCCGATTGAGTCTGGCCGTCACTTCATGCTTATGGATACGGTACGTGATATTGAACGTATCGGTGATCACTTTGAAAACATCGTCGAACTCATTGACTACCGTGATGTTAACCGTGTAAAACTGACGGAAGATGCGATGAATGATTTGACAGAAATGTTCACCCTGACAATTGAAACAGTCCAGAAAGCTGTTGACTCACTTAACCTGAATGATATTGGAATGGCAAGAACGGTTGCTGAAAAAGAGGTTCTCATTGACAAAATGGAACGGAAATTCAGGAAGAATCATATTTTGCGATTAAATGAAGGAAGATGTACCGCGCAATCAGGAATGGTATTTGTCGATATTGTTTCTAACTTGGAACGCGTCGGTGACCATGCCGTGAATATCGCTGAAGCAATTCTTGGAAATAGAGCATAA
- a CDS encoding DUF1189 family protein, with translation MKFHQLVKAAIHEPKKLAAFRLLPIGKVFRYVFVFVALFTLLSFIRYIAGDAVLFDSSPELLEHGETIGGLIYPIAFLLQLVISTSYIFIRVSIFGYVGILLLKLMKRRGEYRHMWRTSAIAITIPILLTIGLDFLPGMKNVNTGITSIIHFVYIAAAAKYYPKIPQ, from the coding sequence GTGAAGTTTCATCAACTAGTCAAAGCGGCAATCCATGAACCGAAAAAACTGGCAGCGTTTCGCCTATTACCAATCGGTAAAGTATTCCGATATGTTTTCGTATTCGTTGCTTTGTTCACATTGCTATCATTCATCCGCTATATAGCAGGGGATGCAGTCTTATTCGATTCATCGCCCGAACTGCTCGAACATGGGGAAACAATTGGCGGACTTATATATCCAATTGCATTTCTTCTGCAACTTGTCATCAGTACGTCTTATATCTTCATCCGAGTCAGCATTTTTGGTTATGTGGGCATACTTTTGCTGAAACTGATGAAAAGGCGTGGAGAATACCGCCATATGTGGAGAACTTCCGCTATTGCAATTACCATCCCTATTCTTCTGACAATCGGACTTGATTTCCTTCCAGGAATGAAAAATGTTAATACTGGTATCACATCCATTATTCACTTTGTTTATATTGCAGCTGCAGCCAAGTACTATCCAAAAATCCCTCAATGA